The following are encoded together in the Peromyscus leucopus breed LL Stock chromosome 1, UCI_PerLeu_2.1, whole genome shotgun sequence genome:
- the Lypd3 gene encoding ly6/PLAUR domain-containing protein 3 translates to MDAARRGDTQTVVWTTGWLLLLPLLLCEGAQALECYSCVQKADDGCSPYKMKTVKCGPGVDVCTEAVGAVETIHGQFAVAVRGCGSGLEGKNDRGLDLHGLLAFVQLQQCTEDRCNAKLNLTLRGLNPAGNESAYEPNGAQCYSCVGQSREECQGTRPQVVNCYNASGRVYKGCFDGNVTLTAANVTVSLPVRGCVQDESCTRDGVTGPGFTLSGSCCQGPRCNSDLRNKTYFSPRIPPLVLLPPPTTLAPSTRAQTSASTTSTGAPTTTTSTTKPTSAPASHSSPHEVEHETAQDGESHLTGGAAGHQDRSNMGKYPPKGGDQIPANEGSASVVLGSGLPALLLTVAAGALL, encoded by the exons ATGGATGCTGCCAGGAGAGGAGATACCCAGACAGTGGTCTGGACCACCGGATGGCTGCTGTTGCTGCCGCTACTGCTGTGTGAAG GAGCGCAGGCCCTGGAATGCTACAGCTGCGTGCAGAAGGCGGACGACGGATGCTCTCCGTACAAGATGAAGACAGTCAAGTGTGGTCCAGGAGTGGACGTCTGTACCGAGGCAGTGGGGGCGGTGGAGACCA TCCACGGGCAATTCGCTGTGGCGGTGCGGGGCTGTGGTTCCGGACTCGAGGGCAAGAACGACCGCGGACTGGACCTCCACGGGCTCCTGGCCTTCGTCCAGCTACAGCAGTGCACCGAGGACCGATGCAACGCCAAGCTCAACCTTACTTTGCGAGGTCTCAACCCTGCAG gCAACGAGAGTGCATATGAGCCCAACGGCGCACAGTGCTACAGCTGCGTGGGGCAGAGCCGCGAGGAGTGCCAGGGCACCAGGCCGCAGGTTGTGAACTGCTACAACGCCAGCGGCCGCGTTTACAAGGGATGCTTCGATGGCAACGTCACCTTGAcggcag CCAATGTGACTGTGTCCTTACCTGTCCGAGGCTGCGTCCAGGATGAGTCCTGCACCCGGGACGGGGTGACGGGTCCAGGGTTCACACTCAGCGGCTCCTGCTGCCAGGGGCCCCGCTGTAACTCTGACCTTCGCAACAAGACTTATTTCTCCCCTCGAATCCCACCCCTAGTCCTGCTGCCCCCTCCAACCACCCTAGCCCCGTCCACTCGGGCCCAGACCTCCGCCAGCACCACCTCCACAGGAGCCCCAACCACgaccacctccaccaccaagcCCACCTCAGCCCCAGCCAGCCACAGTTCTCCCCATGAGGTAGAACACGAAACTGCACAAGATGGGGAGTCGCACTTGACTGGAGGTGCTGCGGGCCACCAAGACCGCAGCAATATGGGGAAGTACCCCCCAAAAGGTGGGGACCAGATCCCGGCTAATGAAGGCTCAGCCTCCGTGGTTCTGGGGTCTGGGCTGCCGGCTCTTCTGTTGACTGTGGCTGCTGGTGCGCTGCTGTGA